The Candidatus Synechococcus calcipolaris G9 nucleotide sequence AACTCTTCCATCAGCTTCCGCAGGGCAGCCAAATCTTCTTTAGTGGCAAAGCGATCGCTGATCACGTCTAAGCAGGCATTCAGGGCGGCGGCTAATTCATAGCGAGTAGCAGCCCGATTCCCCCGGAAGGTGCCATCGGGATAACCGGCAATACAACCATATTTTTCCACCAAGGAGGCTAGGGCTTGGTAGGCCCAGTCCGTGGGGCGCACATCGGAGAGTTGATTCACCGAGGTGACTTGGGGCATCTGCCGCCGCACCCCTAACCCTTGATCTTGCCGATGGGGCTGGGCTGGGGCCGGATTCACCACTGGGCCGCCTTCTAACTCGGCAACCGATGGGGTAGGTGCTTGATTATTACGACGATTCTGGGCAATAAACTCTGTCGATTGGGTTGGCAGTGTCAATAAGGATTCAGACCCAGGGGTGGGCTGCAACTCTGCCACATCAATATTTAGTAATTCTTGAGAGGACTCAGCCGCGATGGCCGCTCCGTTCATGACTCCTAGGCCAGTCACCAGGACTGGAGAAGCCAAGAGTAACTTCCACAAAACACGAGACATAAAATTAATTCTCCCTTCACTCCTCATCAACCGTGGCACTGGTTCCCACCTAAATAAATATTAGGCTTAAGAAATGTCCAGACCCATGAGCGATAGATCACTCTATAGAGATAAAGCACCCCAAAGGAACACCTTATGCAAAGAAGTGTCTAACTCCCTAGCAGCTTTAGTCCCTAAGACTATCTGCTAGAAATTTTTATAGCATAGCCAAAGATAGGCTGTCTATACCTGCTCGTAGCTAATGCTACCATCCGCCTCTGGAATCAAGGTTGTGGTTAGATTAAGGGAGAATTAAGATTTGAGGAGTCTGGATGGAGGCTAGAGGCCAGACTGGGTTTGGCCCCTAGGCTCTCCTTGGACTATATGGACTAGAAGCTAAAGGTCGTGCGGACTACCCCCAGAATAATAGGACTGTTGCTGGCATTGCTGTTGGGATTAATAACCGTGATAATCCCTGGGGTGACAGCAATATTGGGGGTGAAACGGAACCGATAGAACCCTTCAATATGGTAGGTATCAAAGGTACTGGGGGGGGCGCCATTCACCTGGCTACTAATCATTTGGGGGGGCTGACCAAAAACTAAGCCCAAAACATCCCCTTTATTCCATAGATCTGGGGCAGCAGCCGTTAGTGCCCAGTTCAATACCTCAGCACTCCGGCCGTTGGCTTGACCTTGAACTGCCCGTGCATTGGTATAGCCTGTCCAACCAGAGAGGGTAAGCTTGGGCATGACCCGGTAGGTAAACTGGAAGCCAAAGTTATCGGCGGCAATGTTATTCACCCCGCCACCATTCCCTGTGGGGTTATTGGCTAAACCATTGCCAGTGATCGGCGTATTGGGTGCTGGATTCAGGACACCAATGGCTGGGTAGCCACTGTTGGGATAGGCCGCCGCCGCAAAACTACTGCCGGTTCCGCCGGTGGGGTCAACACCAAAGGAGCGAATATAGGTGAGACCAAAGGCGAAATTTTTAACTGGGCGAACATCCACTTGGGCCAGGGCCGCGTAGGCTCCACCAAACAAGCCAGAGTTGAAAGCACCAAAGCCCCCCGCCGTAGGGCTAACGGTATTAGGGCTAGCTGGGTTGGGAGCCATATAGCTGACATTCAAATCAATACCCGTGCCAGCGTCTTTATTCTGTAGGGCAGTATAGCGCAAGCTCACCCCGGCTGCATTTCCTCCAGGCATCCGGAAAATAGGGTTGTAGCGACCAAAGCGAGAGATGGCACCCGTATCCCCAGACTCAATTAAGGGATTATAGAGAAACACATTTTTATCAAGTGCCCCAGCATTAAAGTTAAAGGCAACCCGCAGGCGATCGCCAATGGGGAAGCGATACCAGAAGTCACCTAAAGCAAAGGCACCGCCGGTATTTGTGGCATTCCCCAAACGCACCATATTTGTGCCGGTCACTGCTTGATATGCGGGCATATTCGCAGCTTGGAGTCGAATCCGCATCGTGTCTTTGCCATAGAAGCTGGTTTCAATGTTGAGGCGGGTGCGATAGCTGAAAACGGTGTTGTCGTTGATGGGGTAATTGAGGGTAGAAGCCAAGGAGCCGGGAACCGCTGGAGGGGCGATGCCACCGGCTAAAATATCGGAAACATTAAAGATCGCTGTTCCCCGCAGACGGGTAATGGTGGCAAATTGAGTCGCCTCTAGGTTGCTCACCCGGCCTTCTAGGTTGGTGACCCGACCTTGCACTAATGCCAGTTCAGCGGCAAATTCTTCCATCAACTTCCGGAGGGCGGCCAAGTCTTCTTTGGTGGCAAAGCGATCGCTGATCACGTCTAAACAGGCATTTAGGGCGGCGGCTAATTCATAGCGGGTAGCGGCCCGATTCCCCCGGAAGGTGCCATCGGGATAGCCGGCAATACAGCCATACTTTTCTACCAAGGAGGCTAGGGCTTGATAGGCCCAGTCCGTGGGTCGTACATCGGAGAGTTGATTCACCGAGGTGACTTGGGGCATCTGCCGCCGCACCCCTAAACCTTGATTTTGGCGATGGGGCTGGGCTGGGGCCGGATTCACCACTGGGCCGCCTTCCAGTTCGGCAACCGATGGGGTGGGGGTGGCTCGATTGGTCTGGCGTTGGGCTAACCGCAGGGATGATGGCTCCAGCAGGGATAGCTGCTCTTGACTATCAATAGATCCTTGAAGTTCAGTTTCAGTAATCCAAAAAGAATTTTGAGAATGATCTACAGCCCGAGCTGGCTGAGTTATCAGGCTATTTAGCACAAAAAATAAAGGTGAGGCCAATAGCAGCTTGCCAAAAAACCGCGATGTCATGTCTGTCTCCTTTCACTCCTCTTAAATCAAAAAGGTTTACACTCCTTTTGGAAGGCATTAAAAACGCCGACTCCACCAGGGAAAACCTTCTTTTTTGGGCGATCGCAACCCCTATCCTAATGCAGGATCATTTGATGACTTGCAATGAATAAAGATTGTTTTTCTAGCTCATCCCATTGCCCAAATATCAAACCCACTGAGGTACATAGAGAACCCCAGGGATAAGTTTTAGTGCAATATAAATGTGATAGTGCCTATACAAGAATTGATCAGTTGATTCTTAATGTCAATAGTATAAATATATTTTTCTCGAATTATTTTATTGCTCCAGAGGGGGAGCTAGGCCTGGGAATTCCACAGGCTCAAAATGATCGAGTTGGAGACCAAAAACCCCTCGGTCACCCTTAGGGCAAGGCGATCGCCCTCGAAGTAAAGATGTCCGGCGGTGATATGGGGTTGGGCTGCTTTAATTAATTGGTTGATCCAAGGGGCAGGAAACTCTTGCCTAAGGGCATCTAGGGATAGGCCTTCGGCGAGGCGGAGTCCCAGCATCAGGGTTTCTAGCCAGCGATCGCTCTGGGAATCAACAGGGCATTCCTCCAAGTTCTGCGGGAGGTGGTCTACCCATGCGTAGTAGGCCTGTCGAGTGCGGGGACGGCTGAGGCGACGCTGGCCCAGATAGCTTGTAGCTCCCATACCAAAACCGTAGTAGGGTTGATTGCGCCAATACACCTGATTGTGGCGACAGTGGTAGCCGGGCTGACCATAGTTAGAAATTTCGTAATGGTCAAAACCCGCCGAGGTAAGGGTGTCATGGGCCATTTGATACATGGCACTGGCCAGATCATGGCTGGGTAAGGGGGGCACATCTGGTTGATAGCGTTTGCCAAAGACCGTGACCGGCTCCACCACTAAATCGTAGGCAGAAATATGACGGGGTTCCAGGGCGATCGCCTGGTTGAGGGACTCTTGCCAATGGTCTAGGGTTTGGCCCGGTAAGCCAGAAATTAGATCTAGGCTCCAGTTCTCAAAACCCGCTTCATGAATATCCGCCGCCGCTTTATCAATATCCGATCGTTGGTGCGATCGCCCACAAACCTGGAGCAACGGATCCTGAAAGGCCTGTACCCCCAAACTGAGTCGATTCACACCGGCCTGGGCGTAGCCCCTTAATTGCGATCGCGAAAAGGTGCCCGGATCCACCTCTAGGGAAATTTCCGCCTGGGGGTCAATGCCCATACACTTTTGAAGTAAATCTAAAATTGCCGCCACCTGTGCTGGGGAAAGAAGGGATGGGGTGCCGCCGCCAAAAAAGATCGTGGTTAGGGGACTGGCTTGGCAGGGGCTACGGCAAATTTCCTGGTGTAAATACCCTAGGTATTCCCTAATCATGGCGGACTCCTCTCCACGGACGCGATCGCCCAGGACGGAGATCGGAAAATCACAGTAGAAACAACGTCGCCGACAAAAGGGAATATGGATATAGGCGGATGTGGCGATGGGATTCCCCTGGGTAGGCATACATAATCTCTGGAATTAATCTCTACAATGATTAAACCTTAGCTAGATCCACCCCAAAAGGGCGATCGCTAGCAACGGTCAAGTCTGCAAAGGTGCTGCAAAGATAAAGACTAAGGGAAAAATGTCAAAATAGGCGTAGAACCTTATAGAAACTTAGAAAAAGGACATTCCTGCCCGTGACTGTTGCCCCAACCCCTTCGTCCTCCGACCAACTCTCTGCCCATCAGCGACCGGATCCCTTGGGGCGTTTTGGCCAATTTGGCGGTAAGTACGTCCCCGAAACCCTCATGCCTGCCCTGAGTGAGTTAGAAGCTGCCTTTCACCAATACCAACACCAAGACGAATTTCAAACAGAACTTCAGCAGCTCCTTCATGACTACGTGGGCCGGCCCAGTCCCCTCTATTTTGCAGAGCGATTAACGGCACACTATCGCAAAGCCGATGGTAGTGGCCCCCAGATTTACCTTAAACGGGAAGACCTCAATCACACCGGGGCTCACAAGATTAACAATGCCCTCGGTCAAGTTCTCCTGGCCAAACGCATGGGCAAACAACGGATCATTGCCGAAACCGGGGCTGGTCAACATGGGGTAGCAACGGCCACGGTCTGCGCTCGATTTGGCCTTAAATGTGTCATCTACATGGGCATTCATGACATGGAGCGGCAACGGTTGAATGTCTTTCGTATGCGCCTATTGGGAGCGGAAGTTTCCGCCGTTACAGCTGGAACTGGAACCCTGAAAGATGCCACCTCAGAAGCCATTCGGGATTGGGTCACAAACGTGGAAACCACCCACTACATTTTAGGGTCAGTGGCGGGCCCCCATCCATACCCGATGATTGTGCGGGAATTCCATGCGGTTATTGGTGAAGAAACTCGGCAGCAATGCCAGAGCAAATGGGGTG carries:
- a CDS encoding iron uptake porin — its product is MTSRFFGKLLLASPLFFVLNSLITQPARAVDHSQNSFWITETELQGSIDSQEQLSLLEPSSLRLAQRQTNRATPTPSVAELEGGPVVNPAPAQPHRQNQGLGVRRQMPQVTSVNQLSDVRPTDWAYQALASLVEKYGCIAGYPDGTFRGNRAATRYELAAALNACLDVISDRFATKEDLAALRKLMEEFAAELALVQGRVTNLEGRVSNLEATQFATITRLRGTAIFNVSDILAGGIAPPAVPGSLASTLNYPINDNTVFSYRTRLNIETSFYGKDTMRIRLQAANMPAYQAVTGTNMVRLGNATNTGGAFALGDFWYRFPIGDRLRVAFNFNAGALDKNVFLYNPLIESGDTGAISRFGRYNPIFRMPGGNAAGVSLRYTALQNKDAGTGIDLNVSYMAPNPASPNTVSPTAGGFGAFNSGLFGGAYAALAQVDVRPVKNFAFGLTYIRSFGVDPTGGTGSSFAAAAYPNSGYPAIGVLNPAPNTPITGNGLANNPTGNGGGVNNIAADNFGFQFTYRVMPKLTLSGWTGYTNARAVQGQANGRSAEVLNWALTAAAPDLWNKGDVLGLVFGQPPQMISSQVNGAPPSTFDTYHIEGFYRFRFTPNIAVTPGIITVINPNSNASNSPIILGVVRTTFSF
- the trpB gene encoding tryptophan synthase subunit beta, producing the protein MPVTVAPTPSSSDQLSAHQRPDPLGRFGQFGGKYVPETLMPALSELEAAFHQYQHQDEFQTELQQLLHDYVGRPSPLYFAERLTAHYRKADGSGPQIYLKREDLNHTGAHKINNALGQVLLAKRMGKQRIIAETGAGQHGVATATVCARFGLKCVIYMGIHDMERQRLNVFRMRLLGAEVSAVTAGTGTLKDATSEAIRDWVTNVETTHYILGSVAGPHPYPMIVREFHAVIGEETRQQCQSKWGGLPDILLACVGGGSNAMGLFHEFVQEPSVRLIGVEAAGEGIHTPRHAATLTHGEVGVLHGAMSYLLQDAEGQVLEAHSISAGLDYPGVGPEHSFLKDLGRAEYYSVTDSEAIAACQRLAELEGILPALETSHALAYLDTLCPQLEGSPRIVINCSGRGDKDVETIAKYLEKQN
- the hemW gene encoding radical SAM family heme chaperone HemW, which encodes MPTQGNPIATSAYIHIPFCRRRCFYCDFPISVLGDRVRGEESAMIREYLGYLHQEICRSPCQASPLTTIFFGGGTPSLLSPAQVAAILDLLQKCMGIDPQAEISLEVDPGTFSRSQLRGYAQAGVNRLSLGVQAFQDPLLQVCGRSHQRSDIDKAAADIHEAGFENWSLDLISGLPGQTLDHWQESLNQAIALEPRHISAYDLVVEPVTVFGKRYQPDVPPLPSHDLASAMYQMAHDTLTSAGFDHYEISNYGQPGYHCRHNQVYWRNQPYYGFGMGATSYLGQRRLSRPRTRQAYYAWVDHLPQNLEECPVDSQSDRWLETLMLGLRLAEGLSLDALRQEFPAPWINQLIKAAQPHITAGHLYFEGDRLALRVTEGFLVSNSIILSLWNSQA